The following proteins come from a genomic window of Patescibacteria group bacterium:
- a CDS encoding DMT family transporter, with amino-acid sequence MVKNKSKAPVGASLVVLSSVFYASYGIWTKLMGSFFDGYTASALRSILVVLTLLPIAIFRNRLEPLKINQNWKSITGMFIGSLFTWGPLYYAIQQAGVGISLTVSYACMVIGLFFFGWLFSNERFTKDKAIAALLGFLGLMLIFSPKSTGFNRLALGFAIISGVSVALTMICAKKQKYNATQSTLILWITSIFANFIMAFLLKESIPKIGLHIEWVYLVLFAIASVIASWSLVSGMKLIDAGAAGILGLLEIVFGLVFGIILFNEKLSTTIMLGASAIIIASAIPYIRDYNSKKGTL; translated from the coding sequence ATGGTGAAAAACAAATCTAAAGCACCCGTGGGTGCAAGCTTAGTAGTACTTTCCTCAGTTTTTTATGCCAGCTATGGGATATGGACAAAACTTATGGGTAGCTTTTTTGATGGTTATACGGCGTCTGCACTTCGTAGTATATTGGTTGTTCTAACTTTGCTACCTATAGCTATTTTTAGAAATCGTCTTGAACCATTAAAGATTAATCAAAACTGGAAATCAATAACAGGAATGTTTATAGGATCATTATTCACATGGGGACCTCTCTATTACGCTATCCAACAAGCAGGTGTCGGAATCAGTCTTACGGTGAGCTATGCCTGTATGGTTATTGGCCTATTCTTCTTTGGTTGGTTATTTTCAAATGAACGTTTTACAAAAGATAAAGCAATAGCAGCTTTATTAGGATTTTTAGGATTAATGTTAATCTTTTCTCCAAAATCAACAGGATTTAACAGATTAGCACTAGGTTTTGCGATTATTAGTGGTGTTTCTGTGGCTCTTACAATGATTTGTGCTAAAAAACAGAAATATAATGCTACGCAGTCTACGTTGATTTTATGGATTACATCTATTTTTGCGAATTTCATCATGGCATTTTTACTAAAAGAGTCTATACCGAAGATAGGACTCCATATTGAGTGGGTTTATCTAGTATTATTTGCGATAGCATCAGTAATTGCTTCATGGTCACTTGTTAGTGGGATGAAACTTATTGATGCTGGCGCGGCAGGCATTTTGGGATTGTTAGAAATAGTATTCGGACTAGTTTTTGGAATTATACTCTTTAACGAAAAACTTAGCACAACAATAATGCTGGGTGCATCAGCAATAATTATTGCATCAGCGATTCCATACATTAGAGATTACAACTCAAAAAAAGGCACATTATAG
- the tyrS gene encoding tyrosine--tRNA ligase, with the protein MKSKDIINDLLTRNVEDLIVRSELEKKLKSKTKLRIKLGIDPTGSRIHIGRAVPLWKLRQFQELGHIITFVAGTFTAQIGDTSDKESERKMLTNEEVTNNFKSYHAQLSKILDMDKVEVFQNGDWFNKMHLEEFFKLTSLFTIQQMTERENFAKRIKSNKPVGLHETLYALLQGYDSVEMRTDLEVGGTDQLFNMLAGRTVQKAYGLDPQSVMTFHILEGMDGRKMSTSWGNCIYIDDDPLDMYGKVMSIRDELIPVYFKMATDLPMDIITQIEKDMSLGANPRDTKASLAREIVARYNGRNSALSAEKSWNSQFRDGDKPQAIPTYSTSEAPILDVIAKAFKVSKSEARRVIMQGGIKLDSLQVKDLEITIKSDCTVQFGKRRYANIKIKK; encoded by the coding sequence ATGAAATCTAAAGACATAATAAACGATTTACTAACTCGAAATGTTGAAGACCTGATCGTACGCAGTGAGCTCGAAAAAAAACTTAAATCAAAAACTAAACTAAGAATTAAGCTAGGCATAGACCCTACTGGCAGCCGTATTCATATTGGTCGCGCCGTTCCACTTTGGAAGCTCAGACAATTCCAGGAATTAGGCCATATAATAACTTTTGTGGCAGGTACTTTTACAGCCCAAATTGGCGATACTTCCGATAAGGAATCTGAGCGAAAGATGCTCACCAATGAGGAGGTGACGAACAACTTCAAATCATACCACGCCCAGTTGTCTAAGATACTTGATATGGACAAGGTTGAAGTGTTCCAGAATGGGGATTGGTTCAATAAGATGCACTTAGAGGAGTTTTTCAAGCTTACTAGCTTGTTTACCATCCAGCAGATGACCGAGCGTGAGAATTTCGCAAAACGCATCAAGTCTAATAAGCCTGTTGGTCTGCACGAAACTTTGTATGCCCTGCTCCAGGGCTACGATAGCGTGGAAATGCGCACTGATCTAGAAGTTGGGGGCACCGACCAGCTTTTTAATATGCTAGCTGGGCGGACAGTCCAAAAAGCATATGGGCTAGATCCGCAAAGCGTCATGACATTTCATATCCTAGAAGGTATGGACGGGCGCAAAATGAGCACCTCGTGGGGTAATTGCATATATATAGATGATGATCCACTAGATATGTATGGCAAAGTAATGTCAATCCGCGATGAACTTATCCCGGTGTATTTCAAGATGGCAACTGATCTCCCCATGGATATAATTACCCAAATCGAGAAGGACATGTCGTTAGGGGCTAACCCTAGAGACACTAAAGCCAGTCTGGCCCGTGAGATTGTCGCAAGATACAATGGCAGAAATTCAGCCTTGAGTGCCGAAAAGAGCTGGAACTCGCAGTTCAGGGATGGGGATAAGCCCCAGGCTATACCAACATACTCTACCTCAGAGGCACCCATCCTGGATGTTATCGCTAAGGCTTTCAAGGTCAGTAAGTCGGAAGCTCGGCGAGTAATTATGCAGGGGGGTATTAAGCTCGATAGCCTTCAGGTTAAGGATTTGGAGATAACCATCAAGTCTGACTGCACGGTGCAGTTCGGTAAACGCAGGTATGCTAATATCAAGATAAAGAAGTAG
- the recG gene encoding ATP-dependent DNA helicase RecG → MTLDSSLTRLKGVGPVLEAALRAAGLNTVKDLLNYYPRKWDSYQAVDKIKNIRPGLVSFEASVEKVAMRRSQRHSRLSITEAILSDDTGTVKAIWFNQPYIGQALKPNSVHRFRGNYEYKNGYISLQSPTFEAGPINAGREDIVPIYPETKQLNSGIIRKLMLQCLESASELKDVLPAPIISQHQLIPISEAIRLLHLAPNEQALKIAKRRISFEEIFELVLTGLIIKNNIKTSPAVKINYSTEVARQFVGLLDFELTNAQKKSAHTILKDISLQKPMNRLLEGDVGSGKTLVALMASVMTIKAGYQAAIMVPTEILARQHFQSAEKLLSRLGVKVGLLISDMNKSQRNEVLSKISSGEVDCVIGTHSLIGKDVEYKNLGLVVVDEQHRFGVNQRTTLKAKAEYMPHVLTMTATPIPRSLALVVYGDLDVSIIDQLPPGRKPITTKLVKEIDRVHVYAHIDSLIGQGQQVYVVCPLVSDSDKLGVKSVEGEFRTLQNTVFRHRRIGLVHGKLKSGEKVAIMDQFKAGKLDMLVATSVIEVGVDVPNATIMLIEGAERFGLAALHQLRGRVGRGQQQSHCYLFTSSESPNAIKRLKALEKTSDGFRLAQIDLESRGPGEIYGTAQHGLLDLRMADIFDLDLVSEVKSSAQAFISKHNLLKYPQLGEKINRLKSITSLD, encoded by the coding sequence ATGACATTAGATAGTTCGCTAACAAGGCTCAAGGGGGTTGGGCCAGTACTGGAAGCTGCCCTTCGGGCGGCCGGCTTAAATACTGTGAAGGATCTACTGAACTACTACCCTAGGAAGTGGGATTCTTATCAGGCTGTGGATAAGATTAAAAACATCAGGCCAGGGCTGGTCAGCTTTGAGGCTAGTGTTGAAAAGGTCGCAATGAGGCGCAGTCAGCGCCATAGCAGATTATCGATTACGGAAGCTATATTAAGCGACGATACTGGGACAGTTAAGGCGATTTGGTTTAACCAGCCCTATATTGGCCAGGCCCTCAAGCCTAATAGTGTCCATAGGTTTAGAGGGAACTATGAGTACAAGAACGGCTACATTAGTCTTCAGTCCCCAACCTTCGAGGCTGGCCCCATCAACGCAGGCCGAGAAGACATCGTCCCTATTTATCCAGAGACTAAACAGCTTAATTCAGGAATAATAAGAAAGCTAATGCTTCAGTGTCTTGAATCAGCAAGTGAGCTGAAGGATGTATTGCCAGCCCCAATTATTAGCCAGCACCAGCTTATACCCATATCTGAGGCTATACGGTTACTACATTTAGCGCCTAACGAGCAGGCATTAAAGATTGCCAAAAGACGAATCAGCTTTGAGGAAATTTTTGAATTGGTCCTAACTGGATTAATTATTAAAAATAATATCAAGACATCACCGGCGGTTAAGATAAATTATAGTACTGAGGTCGCTAGGCAGTTCGTCGGACTTTTAGACTTCGAATTGACCAATGCCCAAAAGAAGTCGGCACATACTATCCTAAAAGATATCAGCCTCCAAAAACCCATGAATAGACTGCTCGAAGGTGATGTCGGAAGTGGCAAAACTTTAGTTGCCCTGATGGCCTCAGTTATGACTATTAAGGCTGGCTACCAGGCTGCGATAATGGTCCCTACAGAGATATTGGCCCGTCAGCACTTCCAGAGCGCTGAAAAACTCCTTTCCAGGCTGGGGGTAAAGGTTGGTTTATTAATATCAGACATGAATAAATCACAGCGCAATGAGGTACTAAGCAAGATTAGTTCAGGTGAAGTCGACTGCGTTATTGGAACGCATTCATTGATCGGTAAGGATGTAGAGTATAAGAACTTGGGCCTGGTTGTAGTAGATGAGCAACATCGCTTCGGGGTAAATCAGCGCACCACTCTTAAAGCTAAGGCGGAATATATGCCCCATGTTCTAACAATGACAGCAACACCGATTCCCAGAAGCTTGGCACTAGTTGTCTATGGCGATCTTGATGTATCAATAATAGATCAGCTGCCTCCTGGTAGAAAACCAATAACTACAAAGTTGGTCAAGGAGATCGACAGAGTGCATGTCTATGCGCATATCGATTCGTTAATCGGCCAGGGCCAACAAGTTTATGTTGTTTGCCCGCTAGTAAGTGACTCGGATAAACTAGGGGTAAAGAGCGTCGAAGGTGAGTTCCGGACGCTTCAGAATACTGTATTCAGGCACCGACGAATCGGCTTGGTGCACGGCAAGCTGAAGTCAGGCGAAAAGGTAGCTATTATGGATCAATTCAAAGCCGGCAAGCTAGACATGTTGGTAGCCACATCTGTTATTGAGGTTGGTGTCGATGTGCCCAACGCAACTATAATGCTAATAGAAGGGGCAGAAAGATTTGGTCTGGCAGCTCTTCATCAACTCAGGGGGCGAGTAGGCCGGGGTCAGCAGCAGTCTCATTGCTATCTATTTACATCTTCCGAGAGCCCTAATGCCATTAAGCGCCTAAAAGCGCTAGAAAAAACTAGCGATGGGTTCAGGTTAGCCCAGATAGATCTAGAGTCTCGAGGTCCAGGAGAAATATATGGTACTGCCCAGCATGGACTTCTGGACCTCAGGATGGCTGACATATTCGACCTAGATCTGGTTTCGGAGGTCAAGTCTTCGGCCCAGGCTTTTATAAGTAAGCATAATCTGTTAAAATACCCCCAACTTGGCGAGAAGATTAATAGATTAAAGAGCATAACCTCACTCGACTAG
- the tig gene encoding trigger factor, producing MIKSTHKKSGSTMTLTITVDGQFIDPYKQVVLKRLKKDLKVDGFRPGHAPDNIVIRELGEARVQAEVLEEVIDNAYKNQMREKKIESLGSPSIDLKKFVPYSELEFSAEFPIMPKIEYDYSKLRVKKPALKVDKAKVDEAIENLRQQMAKRVATGKPAQNGDEVKFDFEGVRKGKPVEGAAAKNHTLILGQGTFIPGFEENLIGLKEDEEKTFEITFPKDYHSEDLKGAKVEFSIKINSIQSVELPKLDDEFAKLVGNKTDVKALRLDIEKVLQEQYQEQADKDYENAILDALLTKAKFEAPEQLIAQQAEQLESEMDKNLHNSGLNRKKYAEMQKRTEDDLKKEVTDEATKRVTAALLLRDVIGTYGIKVSQIELEQELSKMTEQYKSDPKIQEELTHGHFQDDLRNHLLTQKAIAKLVEFASS from the coding sequence ATGATCAAATCTACACATAAAAAGTCCGGCAGCACAATGACATTGACCATTACGGTCGATGGGCAATTCATTGACCCTTATAAGCAGGTAGTATTAAAGCGCCTCAAAAAAGACCTTAAGGTCGACGGTTTTAGGCCTGGCCATGCACCCGATAACATCGTAATTCGTGAACTCGGTGAAGCACGAGTCCAAGCCGAAGTGCTTGAAGAAGTAATAGATAACGCCTACAAGAATCAAATGCGTGAGAAAAAGATAGAGAGCCTTGGATCTCCAAGTATTGATCTGAAGAAGTTCGTTCCTTATAGCGAACTTGAGTTCTCTGCTGAATTTCCTATAATGCCTAAAATTGAATATGACTACTCCAAGCTAAGAGTTAAAAAGCCAGCACTCAAAGTTGATAAAGCAAAAGTCGATGAGGCCATTGAAAACCTGCGCCAGCAGATGGCTAAAAGAGTTGCCACTGGTAAACCAGCTCAAAATGGAGATGAAGTTAAATTTGACTTTGAAGGGGTAAGAAAGGGTAAGCCAGTCGAAGGTGCAGCTGCCAAAAACCACACTCTGATTTTGGGCCAAGGCACTTTTATACCAGGCTTTGAAGAAAACCTAATAGGATTAAAAGAGGATGAAGAGAAGACTTTCGAGATAACCTTCCCGAAAGACTATCATTCTGAGGATTTGAAGGGGGCTAAGGTAGAGTTTAGTATCAAAATTAACAGCATTCAGTCTGTTGAGCTGCCAAAGCTAGATGACGAATTTGCCAAGCTAGTGGGCAACAAGACTGATGTTAAAGCTCTTAGGCTAGACATCGAAAAAGTTCTGCAAGAGCAATATCAGGAACAGGCAGATAAAGATTATGAAAACGCTATCCTCGACGCACTTCTGACCAAGGCTAAATTTGAGGCTCCAGAGCAACTAATTGCCCAGCAAGCAGAGCAACTAGAGAGCGAGATGGATAAAAACCTCCATAATTCTGGATTAAATCGTAAAAAATACGCTGAAATGCAAAAGCGAACCGAGGATGATCTTAAAAAAGAGGTTACAGACGAAGCCACTAAGCGAGTCACGGCAGCGCTTTTATTGAGAGATGTTATAGGTACCTATGGCATCAAGGTTAGCCAGATTGAACTAGAACAAGAGCTTTCAAAAATGACCGAACAGTACAAAAGCGACCCTAAAATTCAAGAAGAACTCACTCACGGTCATTTTCAGGATGATTTGCGCAATCACCTACTTACCCAAAAGGCGATTGCTAAGCTCGTAGAGTTCGCAAGTAGCTAA
- a CDS encoding aldo/keto reductase: MQSQLPKLALGTWLMGGTKDPDPNNDDAGDIRVIKTAIESGVSLIDTAQNYAGGKCEELVGQAIADLPRESIQILTKQNRLKLSYDEVIEGCHDSLGRLGVEYLDYFVCHAPNPDFELADFFKASNQLYKDGLIKQVGVSNFGVKSLQIAIDNSDIPIALNQLSFSINDSDILTTGVYDFCLKHKVPIQAYRPLVNIKEEQDSYRLLQEIAMATKLTPHQVLIAYLNSYEGISFTTRASTAEHWQQIKDALEVTLEPSALKELKQVHMTKQGAFTHFLDM, encoded by the coding sequence ATGCAATCACAACTTCCTAAACTTGCACTCGGGACTTGGCTAATGGGTGGAACGAAAGACCCTGACCCAAACAACGACGATGCAGGCGACATAAGGGTCATCAAAACAGCTATAGAGTCAGGTGTTTCGCTTATTGATACGGCCCAAAACTATGCAGGTGGAAAGTGCGAAGAACTCGTTGGCCAAGCTATAGCAGACTTACCAAGAGAGAGTATTCAAATACTAACCAAGCAGAACAGACTCAAGCTATCGTATGACGAGGTTATTGAAGGCTGCCACGATAGCCTCGGGCGACTTGGCGTTGAATACCTTGATTACTTTGTCTGCCACGCACCGAATCCTGATTTTGAACTAGCTGACTTTTTTAAAGCAAGCAATCAACTATATAAAGATGGCTTGATTAAGCAGGTGGGCGTAAGTAACTTTGGAGTCAAATCCCTGCAAATAGCCATCGATAATTCTGATATTCCAATTGCACTAAATCAGCTCAGCTTCTCCATAAATGATAGCGATATCCTGACTACTGGTGTCTATGATTTTTGCTTAAAGCACAAAGTACCAATTCAAGCATATCGACCGCTTGTAAATATCAAGGAAGAGCAAGACAGCTACAGGCTGCTCCAAGAGATTGCCATGGCTACAAAGCTAACTCCCCACCAAGTTTTAATTGCCTACCTAAATAGCTACGAAGGTATTTCTTTCACTACACGAGCAAGTACCGCGGAACACTGGCAACAGATTAAGGATGCTTTGGAAGTAACCCTGGAGCCATCGGCACTTAAAGAATTGAAGCAAGTACACATGACCAAGCAGGGAGCATTCACGCACTTTCTAGACATGTAG
- a CDS encoding zinc dependent phospholipase C family protein: MNSGFFSHLTRGKMLNSIGTHQKFDRTAYSLIKGKLDPDKFPPRSLLLKFEGSGGPDGLKFKGKYKTDHLWDPVNKIGHLPDWIEINYRNLVDALKKGDMAKASFEAGFMAHYLTDSLTPAHHLSHKFILEEYEGKKYRRRWKVYGHKGLLSSHVAFEAGISSAIFFTPIKVSFDQALLRSIKKEGIKSVVLHESLSISKHNIYDQYLQKGWSAKLAKTIKATLVVRIPQLIAAAWLAAYLEANDTSKD, encoded by the coding sequence ATGAACTCAGGTTTTTTTAGTCATCTCACTAGAGGCAAGATGCTTAATTCTATCGGCACGCATCAGAAGTTCGATCGTACTGCTTATAGCCTTATTAAGGGCAAGCTGGATCCCGATAAATTTCCTCCAAGATCGTTACTGCTTAAATTTGAAGGTTCTGGTGGTCCTGATGGCCTTAAATTTAAAGGCAAGTACAAAACAGACCATCTCTGGGACCCTGTTAACAAAATAGGGCACCTGCCGGATTGGATAGAGATTAACTATCGTAATTTGGTTGATGCTTTAAAGAAGGGGGATATGGCAAAGGCTTCTTTTGAGGCTGGGTTTATGGCTCATTATCTGACCGACAGCTTGACGCCAGCGCACCACCTCAGCCATAAATTTATACTAGAAGAGTATGAGGGGAAGAAATATCGTCGACGCTGGAAGGTGTATGGGCATAAGGGCCTACTAAGTAGCCATGTGGCATTTGAGGCGGGTATCAGTAGCGCCATATTCTTTACCCCCATTAAAGTTAGTTTCGACCAAGCCCTCCTAAGAAGTATTAAAAAAGAAGGCATTAAGTCGGTCGTACTTCATGAGAGTTTATCGATCTCAAAGCACAATATATATGATCAGTACCTGCAAAAGGGTTGGAGTGCCAAGCTGGCAAAGACTATCAAGGCTACATTGGTAGTTCGTATCCCACAGCTTATCGCTGCAGCCTGGCTAGCAGCCTATTTAGAGGCGAATGATACAAGCAAAGATTAG
- a CDS encoding RsmD family RNA methyltransferase codes for MIQAKISSGEFQSRSIELPPQGVTRAVTGKVRSAIFNSIEVTDCKVLDLFAGGGTLGFEALSLGASEATFVDHSLRVFKVLHRNAKSLGVESRTIIVKKSVRSFASNCKEVYDVVFFDPPYIEFDIALVKGISNLVQLGGILVISTSSKVKYDIPNEYFQLAQKLYGDTKITYLQKQ; via the coding sequence ATGATACAAGCAAAGATTAGCTCTGGGGAGTTTCAGAGCAGATCTATCGAGTTACCGCCTCAAGGAGTGACAAGGGCAGTGACTGGGAAAGTTAGATCGGCGATATTTAACTCTATCGAGGTGACAGACTGCAAAGTCTTAGATTTATTTGCTGGTGGCGGCACCCTAGGTTTTGAGGCTTTAAGCTTAGGGGCCAGCGAAGCAACCTTCGTAGACCATTCCTTGCGAGTTTTCAAAGTACTCCATCGCAATGCTAAGTCTCTTGGAGTAGAATCCCGTACGATTATAGTCAAAAAATCAGTAAGAAGTTTCGCTTCGAATTGCAAAGAGGTATACGATGTAGTCTTTTTTGACCCACCATACATAGAGTTTGATATTGCTCTGGTCAAAGGCATATCAAATCTGGTACAATTAGGCGGCATTTTGGTGATAAGTACATCAAGCAAAGTAAAATACGACATACCTAATGAGTACTTCCAATTGGCTCAAAAGCTGTATGGTGACACCAAAATAACATATTTACAAAAACAGTAA
- a CDS encoding cupin domain-containing protein, whose amino-acid sequence MNNETINERTKRILALLQEKYPTKDSYDLDGRGLHFVCEVEPVSEHPEYDTAIEIIIKSKPHKHLKMTQRYTVITGSMVLHVEDEAIQLKQGDKFVVTPGKTHWATSDGKSLVELYSVPGWTKEDHIRVD is encoded by the coding sequence ATGAATAATGAAACTATTAATGAACGTACAAAGCGTATCCTGGCTCTACTCCAAGAAAAATATCCCACAAAAGACAGTTACGACTTGGATGGTCGAGGTTTGCATTTTGTATGTGAAGTAGAGCCTGTTAGCGAGCATCCCGAATACGATACTGCCATAGAAATAATTATTAAAAGCAAGCCTCATAAACATTTAAAAATGACCCAGCGATACACTGTAATAACAGGAAGCATGGTGCTTCATGTAGAAGATGAAGCAATACAACTAAAACAAGGTGATAAGTTTGTGGTTACACCAGGAAAAACTCATTGGGCAACCAGTGATGGAAAATCGCTAGTAGAACTATATTCTGTACCGGGATGGACAAAAGAAGACCACATCAGGGTAGATTAG